CCGACCGGACCGACCGGACCGACGACGTGGACGCGCGGCGCCAGGTCGGGCGGCACGAGGCGCGCGACGTGGCAGGCGAGGACGCGCACGGCGACGCGGGCACGCGCGACGACGACGAGACGCGGCGAGCGGCGCGACGACCGCCGCGGGGGCCCCCCCCCGAGAGCACGATGCCGCTGCCGCCGCCGACGCGACGAACCATTCCGACGCCGCCGATGCCACGAGCGCGGCACGCGGCCGACGCCACGAGCGCGGCGCGCGCGGCGCGCACGACGCGAAGGATGCCGACGGCACCGAGGGCGCCGCGGGCGCCGACGCGACGAACGGCGCGGCCGCGACGGACGTGACGCAGATCGCGCGCGCGCTCGATGGCGTCGACCCCGAGCTCCGCGCGCGGCTGGAGCGCGTCGTGGAGCGCATGCGCGACGAGACGGGCCACGACGTGCAGGCGGTCGAGAGCACGCGCACGCAGGAGCGGCAGGACTTCCTGTACGCGCAGGGCCGCACGCGCGACGGCGACGTCGTGACGTGGACGCGCCACTCGCGCCACACCGCCGGCGAGGCGGTGGACGTCACCGTGGACGGCGGGTGGAGCGACCGCGCGGGGTTCGAGGCGCTGCAGCGTGTGGCGCGCGAGGAGGGGCTGCGCACGCTCGGCATGCGCGACCCCGGCCACCTCGAGATGCCTCGCAGCGCGCACCCGTCGGCGGAGCAGGTCGCGGGCGCGCAGGTCGCGGGCGCGCAGGCAGCGGTGGAGTCGACGGTCGACACGGCCGCGACGATCGACGGCGCGCGTCACGCATTCGTGCAGGCGGCGCACGCCGCGCTCGCCGCGCAGCGGCAGGGCGACGCGTCGCGTGGCTCCGACGGCGGCGATCGGCGCGGCGGCTCGCGGCAGGCACCGCGCGACACGAGCGCCGTCACGGCGGGGTCGCGCCGCGCGGGCGAGCCGGCGGGCGACAGCGCGGCGAGCGCGTTAGGCAGCGGCACGGGCGCGACGACGTTCGCCGACGTGTCCGCCCGCGTGGCGGCCCCCGCCCCAGCGGCGGGCGTCGATGCCGCGATGCGCGTGGCGCAGCTGCTCGACGCGCGCGAGGCGGCGCCGGCGCAGCCGATGTCGTCGATCACGCTGCGGCTCGAGAACCTCGCCGGCGGCATCGATCGCATCCGCGTCGGGCTGCGCGGTCTCGAGGTCGGCGCGTCGATCGACCTCGCGGACCACGCTGCGGCGGAGCGGATGCGCGCGAGCGTGAACGAGCTGCGCGGCGCGCTCGACCGGCACGGCCTGACGACGGACACGGTGCAGATCTCGAGCGTCGGGCGCGGCGCCGAGGCGATCGACGCCGGACGGCTCGTCGCCGCGGCGGCCGGCACGTCGGGCGCGGAGCGCTCCGGCGCGGGCGGCTCGTCGTCGCAAGGCTCGCAGCAGGGCGCGCAGCAGCAGGGCCGCGACGCGCAAGGGCGCGACGCGCAGGCGCGCGACGCCCAGCAGCGCGACGCGAACGATCAGCGCCGGCAGCGGCGCGACGCCGACAGCCCGGACGACACCGATCCGCGCGGCGGGCGCCGCCCGCGACGCGACGGCCGTTAGGCATCGGTTAGGCATCCGTCAGGCATCACCCTTCCCCGACCCCCATGGCCACCGGAATCTCCGCCGCGGCGCCGAGCACGGCGACGCAGAGCACGACGACGCAGCCCGACAGCCTGACGCGCGGCCCCGGCGGCGCGCTCGGCAAGGACCAGTTCCTCCAGCTGCTCGTCGCGCAGATGAAGAACCAGGACCCGATGAACCCGATGGACAGCAGCCAGATGGCGGCCCAGCTCGCGCAGTTCTCGAGCGTCGAGCAGCTCACGCAGATCAACGAGACGCTGTCCACGCAGTCGACTGGCCAGACGGGGCTCGCGACGCTGCTCGCGAACAACGGCGCGCTCGGCGCGGTCGGCAAGTCGGTCGTCGTCGCGGCGGACTCGGTCGACACGACGAAGGGCGCGCCGGCGTCGGTGCTCGCCGACGTGCCCGCGGGCGCGACGCACGCGACGCTGAAGGTCTACGCGTCGGACGGCACCGAGGTGGCGTCGCAGGACCTCGGCGCGGTGAGCGCGGGGCGCCACGCCTTCACCGTCGGCTCGTCGGCGAAGTCGCTCGCCGGCGGTACGTACAAGTACGTCGTGGAGACCGACGCGGGCACGAACGAGACCAACGCCGCGCCGACGTACGTCAGCGGCAAGATCGACGGCGTGCGCTTCTCGTCGCACGGCCCCGTGGTGTCGATCGGCGGGGTGGAAGTGCCGTACATGTCGGTTACCGAGATCACGGGCTGATCGTTCATCTGACAGCTGCGTGGCTGCGTGCTGCGTGGCTGCGTAAGGACACTCACGCTACACGCAGCTACGCAGCCACGCAGCACGGCTGCCTAACCCGCATCCCTTTCATCGATGCTTCGTTCCCTCTTCGCCGGCGTGTCGGGCCTCCGGAACCATCAGGTCCGCATGGATGTTATCGGCAACAACATCGCAAACGTTAACACCGTCGCCTTCAAGGCCGGACGCGTGACGTTCAAGGAAGGCTTCGCGCAGCTGCTGCAGGGTGCGAGCCGTCCGCCCGGAGACCAGGGCGGCATCAACCCGATCCAGGTCGGGCTGGGCATGCAGATCGGCTCCATCGACCAGCTCTTCACGCAGGGCAACATCGAGACGACGGGGCAGACGACCGACCTCGCGCTGCAGGGCGACTCGTTCTTCGTCGTGCGCAAGGGGAACCAGAGCTTCTACACGCGCTCCGGCAACTTCCAGCTCGACGCCGACGGCCGCATGGTCTCGCCGACGAACGGCTTCGTCGTGCAGGGCAAGGTGTACCAGAACGGCGTGCTGCAGGACGGCATCCAGGACATCAAGCTCCCGTTCGGCCAGAAGGTCGCCGCGAAGGTGACGTCGACGATGAAGCTCGCGGGCAACCTGAGTGCGGCCGCGCCGGTGTTCGACACGAGCGATCCGGACGGCGCCGGGCCGCAGCAGAGCGGCTTCAACGCCGGCACCCGCGGCGAGGCCCGCAACGCCGGCGCGTTCAGCGAGACGTCGATCTCGATCTTCGACTCGCAGGGCACGAAGCACGACGTGAAGATCCAGTTCTACAAGACCGCGGCGAACACGTGGAACTGGCAGATCGACCCGACGGCGAGCACCGTGACGTCGACGCAGACCGTCGCCAGCGGCAAGGTCACCCTGCCCCGCGCGGACGCGAACTCGGTCGTCGCGCGCGTCGTCACGGCGAGCGGCACCGTGGTGGACCCGCAGTACATCAGCGGCCCCGACGCGTCGGGCGCCGTCACGATCGATCCGCAGTCGGGCGTCAGCGACGGCGACGCGGTGTCGGTGGACTACTTCATCCCGCCGGCGGCGACCGGCAACGGCATCAACAGCGGCACGCTCGTCTTCGACACGCAGGGCAACCTCGATCCCACGCAGTCGGACCAGATCAACGTCCAGTTCGGCGTCCTCGGCGCCGACGACGTGAACGTGAGCGTCGACTACGGCAGCGGCACGCTCGGGCTCACGCAGTACGCCACGTCGTCGACCGCGGTGCTGCGCGACCAGGACGGCTACACCGCCGGTACGCTCCAGAACTTCTCGATCGATCGCTACGGCACGATCACCGGCTTCTTCACGAACGGCACGACGTCGCCGCTCGGCAAGATCGTCCTCGCCGACTTCAACAACCCGTCCGGTCTCCTCCGCACGGGCGACAACATGTACCAGGAGTCGGCCAACTCCGGCGCCGGGGTCCTCGGCTTCGCGCTCGAGGGGTCGCAGTCGCAGATCACCTCCGGCGCGCTCGAGATGTCGAACGTCGACCTCGCGCAGGAGTTCACGAACATGATCGTCGCCCAGCGCGGCTTCCAGGCGAACGGCAAGGTGGTCTCGTCGAGCGACGAGATGCTGCAGGAGCTGCTGCAGATCAAGCGGTAAGCCGAGCGTAGAGCGTAGAGCGATGAGCGTGGAGCGTAGCGCGTAGAGCGCGCGGCAACTCTTACCGGGCGTCGGGCGGCAATCCTTGCCGCTCGGCGCTTTCGTTCATCCGGCCACGTCCCGGGCCGGCGACCGGCGTTCGACTTGAACTCGTTGCTGGGTAAATACTTACGCTCCACGCGCCACGCTCCACGCTCATCGCGCCCCCTGGCACCGGCCCTGCTTTTCCCTCGCCCCGGAAAAGCACGTCCCCCGCCTCTCCCCTCCCGCCCAGAAATGTCCGCCGACGCTCAGACGCCGCCGGCCGCCGATTCGTCGCCGAGCAAGATGAAGGCGATGATGCCGTTCGCCCTCGCCCTCGTGCTCGGCCTCGCGGTCGGCGGCGCGTCGGGCGTGTTCGTCGTGGGCCCCGCGATGGCGAAGGGGATCAGCCCCGCCGCCTCCGCCGCGCGCCCTGCCCGCGGAACCGACGCCACGGCGTCCGCCGAGGACGCGTCGGCCGAAGGCGGCGACGGCGAGGCGAAGCCGGGCGAGAGCACGAACCAGGTCTACACGCTCGACAACCTCGTGCTGAACCCCGCCGAGTCGGGGGGCACGCGCTTCCTGCTGCTCTCCGTCGCGTTCGAGACGACGAGCGCCGCGCTGCTCGAGGACATGAAGACGCGCGACGCCGAGCTGCGCGACGCGGTGCTCGTGACGTTAGGCGCGAAGACCGTCGAGCAGCTCGCCGACATGCGGCTCCGCGAGCAGATCAAGGCCGAGCTGACCGTCGCCGCGCGCAAGCTGTTCAAGAAGAAGGCGACGCTGCGCATCTACTTCCCGCAGTTCGTCATCCAGTAAGAGCCGCCCGTGTCGACCGAGACGCTTTCCCAGTACGACATCGACCGACTGCTCGGCGGCGCCGGCAACCTCACCGCGCCGATGCCGGCGACGGTGACGGCCGGCGGCAAGACCGTGTCGTCCGACGAGACGGAGGTGCAGACGTACGACTTCCGGCGCCCGCACCGCGTCTCGAAGGAGCGACTGCGCACGCTGGAGGCGATGTACGAGCGGATGGTGAAGTCGCTCGAAGGGTGGCTCATCGGCCGCGTGCGCGGTCAGATCGAGATGCGCCTGCAGAGCGTCGAGCAGTTCAGCTTCGGCGAGTTCACGCTGTCGCTGCCGACGCCGTGCGCGACGTA
This DNA window, taken from Gemmatirosa kalamazoonensis, encodes the following:
- a CDS encoding M15 family metallopeptidase, encoding MTQIARALDGVDPELRARLERVVERMRDETGHDVQAVESTRTQERQDFLYAQGRTRDGDVVTWTRHSRHTAGEAVDVTVDGGWSDRAGFEALQRVAREEGLRTLGMRDPGHLEMPRSAHPSAEQVAGAQVAGAQAAVESTVDTAATIDGARHAFVQAAHAALAAQRQGDASRGSDGGDRRGGSRQAPRDTSAVTAGSRRAGEPAGDSAASALGSGTGATTFADVSARVAAPAPAAGVDAAMRVAQLLDAREAAPAQPMSSITLRLENLAGGIDRIRVGLRGLEVGASIDLADHAAAERMRASVNELRGALDRHGLTTDTVQISSVGRGAEAIDAGRLVAAAAGTSGAERSGAGGSSSQGSQQGAQQQGRDAQGRDAQARDAQQRDANDQRRQRRDADSPDDTDPRGGRRPRRDGR
- a CDS encoding flagellar hook assembly protein FlgD: MATGISAAAPSTATQSTTTQPDSLTRGPGGALGKDQFLQLLVAQMKNQDPMNPMDSSQMAAQLAQFSSVEQLTQINETLSTQSTGQTGLATLLANNGALGAVGKSVVVAADSVDTTKGAPASVLADVPAGATHATLKVYASDGTEVASQDLGAVSAGRHAFTVGSSAKSLAGGTYKYVVETDAGTNETNAAPTYVSGKIDGVRFSSHGPVVSIGGVEVPYMSVTEITG
- a CDS encoding flagellar hook protein FlgE, which codes for MLRSLFAGVSGLRNHQVRMDVIGNNIANVNTVAFKAGRVTFKEGFAQLLQGASRPPGDQGGINPIQVGLGMQIGSIDQLFTQGNIETTGQTTDLALQGDSFFVVRKGNQSFYTRSGNFQLDADGRMVSPTNGFVVQGKVYQNGVLQDGIQDIKLPFGQKVAAKVTSTMKLAGNLSAAAPVFDTSDPDGAGPQQSGFNAGTRGEARNAGAFSETSISIFDSQGTKHDVKIQFYKTAANTWNWQIDPTASTVTSTQTVASGKVTLPRADANSVVARVVTASGTVVDPQYISGPDASGAVTIDPQSGVSDGDAVSVDYFIPPAATGNGINSGTLVFDTQGNLDPTQSDQINVQFGVLGADDVNVSVDYGSGTLGLTQYATSSTAVLRDQDGYTAGTLQNFSIDRYGTITGFFTNGTTSPLGKIVLADFNNPSGLLRTGDNMYQESANSGAGVLGFALEGSQSQITSGALEMSNVDLAQEFTNMIVAQRGFQANGKVVSSSDEMLQELLQIKR
- a CDS encoding flagellar basal body-associated FliL family protein, whose protein sequence is MSADAQTPPAADSSPSKMKAMMPFALALVLGLAVGGASGVFVVGPAMAKGISPAASAARPARGTDATASAEDASAEGGDGEAKPGESTNQVYTLDNLVLNPAESGGTRFLLLSVAFETTSAALLEDMKTRDAELRDAVLVTLGAKTVEQLADMRLREQIKAELTVAARKLFKKKATLRIYFPQFVIQ